ctatccctatttttttctatctgagaaataaaaaacttttgaagtaggtactatttatttttatgtaatttttaatacctTTTAGTGTAGGggtaataacaattataataataacaatttaattaatataatacgtagtttttattttgtttcaattaaaaataaattaggtctaaaaatactataaaataataataacaaaaaatataaacaattaaatattttaaatatataaattatagataaatatttataaataaaaaagtggtAAATATGTAATTACAAACACAACcgctttttaatttattcaggGAATATTCTGTTGTATGGCAAACTTTGGAATACTTTATTTGTAATGTCATCCACAATCATTGCGATTACTGTTTCCACAGCTGGTTTCACTTCTTCAACAATTTCTTTTGCATGCATATTTAAGAATTCATTTGTTACTTTtgctaaaaaaagaatatatattaataaaaatcagtCAATTAGtgcctaaaaatttatttaaaattaatattaatcatattGGGTGAGTTTAGTTTATTAATAGTTCATTTATGAAATGGTCGAGTTTTGTAAGCCCTTTGTTTCTCAAGAATAGTTTCGTTCGACAGAAGATTTtgagtaatataaaaatttaattcacaatTAATTTGATAGTTGGGTAAATGAACGAAATATAAGTCAGTGGTATCGTACTTCCCAAATGAATaacgaaattttttcatttacaagtCGAATGAACTGAaatgcttttatttagttttttggtTCTTCATATAGGCAAATGCGTAGAGAATTACATTAAACTTAGCATCTATTTTAAcgaaatttaatgttttgagCTACCAccagaatttaattaattgttgcaTTTAGTTAATTATTCTCAAGAGATATAAAATACTCGTCAGTAATTTCGTGACACTTCCGCGACTATTTTTTGATTGCCTTCtgttaatatattttcgatATGCTAACTTTGGTATATAAAGGCTGATATTATTTAGCTAACTACTGTTGATCAGGTGGTTTTGTTAAGGCTAAGATTGTCTATCTAAATCAAGTggaataaaaatactatttagaTAAATGTTTGTTATAGCCAAACTTTCTAGGCATCTTGATTCGTTTTTCACTTGACGttcgttttatttttctagCGATAAGTCTAACCCCAATGCCTTTACACACTAGAAttcgaaaattctcaaaaaattattcaattttttaaaactaacacACTTCAAGTTTGATTAATCAAACCAGCTTAACAACGCTACCAATTTTTGTCCAAGTTTGTTTAACAGATATTTAAAAACTCGAATAAAAATccgtttaaacaaaaatttacttacttaaCATTTCGTCTCCATCAAATAGATTGTCAAACATTGCTTTAACTCGACCAATTTGTATTTTGACATCAGTTTCCGTATTATGATAATATTCTTTTCCTTTTCGTTTAATAACAGATCCATGCATTTTTATATCAGCATGTGCACTAgctaaaatttaagatattgaaaaaaattttacactattAAAATCTCAATATAGAAGGTTATAATAATCACATACAAAAATTAGCAGATAAAACTCCATTTCCTCGAATTGGCAGCAACAATGCACGGCCCATAATTACATAATCACTTCTCAAACGTAAATTTCCAACATCAATTTTTCCTTCGATGATATGATTTTCGATATCGGCGCTAGagcaagaaacatttttttaataaaaatgaaacaatggcTATTATCTATTTAACTAAAATACTTACTTTACTTCTCGAAACTGATAAGTACTTAAACCATCTATAACAATATTCGACAATCGTGCTTTATAATTAACGGCATCAGTTCCTTGTTCCAATTTTACCATTGGAATATGTAACGGTTCAATTGCTGGAATACCTAATTCTGGTATACCTTTTTTCAAATATGGTCTAATAACAATCGTGGCATTTTTAACACATTCATTAATTCGTGGATCATGTCGTTTACAACTTGGAATGTATTCagctaaaaaatatgtttttatcatgaattttttcagttaaaatatgATTCATCTGATGGTTATTATGTATAGCTTATagctttattaaaaacttattacttCAGGAAAGAGATTATGATGATTGGAGCCACTATACCGTAAATTAGCaaggaatcaaaatttatacaattttttatttcgtaaggatacatttatcaatttcatggtatgaattttttaaataatagtataaGCAATACATGTTACATAAACGACATAATTTTGCTCGTTTCTCcttatgtaatatgtattgcCAAAATAACTTTGGTATTTTTATTTGCTAAAGTGCGGCAACAGCTTTGTTTTACACATTACTCAGCACATAGGGTTTGTTTATTTGAAGTTGAAGACATACACGCAACCAGAATGCCCACCATCAgaatttcttgtaaaaatttatatgggtATGCGCTGTGTGTCGGACTTTCTTAATTCTTAACCAATAATAAATACGGTTACAGTATATTTAGCGATATATCACATTTTTATGGGTTAACATTTAGCCCCGATGATTGTTGGTTAAGATGCCATGAAAACATTCGTAAATGCGTCGTAATTCACTTCGGTATGTTTACACGAGGTTCGTGAAATTTTCGATTAAGCCAAAGAcgaagatttttttataaaaaatgaaaaaatcattttgtcaggCGCACTCCCTGCGTCACATTCTTGTCCTTGTAATACAAAATTTCCTGCACACGTGAAAGAAAACGGTCCActtggtataatttttgtaaagaaagCTGTCAGACTGAGCATATGCCGCCATGCAGTTAGTCTATAAATTCAAACTTTGAAGTGTGCGTGTTATATATAGAAGTCGTGTGATGGTTTTAGGAACATCCgattttatataacaataagttttaaatttccgTAAATAaggaaacaaatttatttcgatttcttttaaaatagagtgaaagttaatttattagtctcatacaaattaattattaccatcaataactttttttcatcaatatatAAAAGAATGTGTAGATTTTGTTTCTGTTTTAGGGCTTTATAATAAACTGGTTCTTTTAAACAAGCAAATAAAACTACAgattagatttaaattttatttaacaatataattttacaataatcagTGTGCCATACCAAAAACTacgatttttttatgataaatataagGATATTAGACCATGGATCTATATATTAAAGTAAgacataaaatttagaaatttgtaGTTTTAACCATGGTTCGAGTGTTGAAATTGTACCCAAAATATTGATGTTCAGAAGA
This genomic interval from Chrysoperla carnea chromosome 1, inChrCarn1.1, whole genome shotgun sequence contains the following:
- the LOC123291738 gene encoding uncharacterized protein LOC123291738; translation: MSTNKRLFNKIIVIIVLQSFWILEAQLKTIPEYIPSCKRHDPRINECVKNATIVIRPYLKKGIPELGIPAIEPLHIPMVKLEQGTDAVNYKARLSNIVIDGLSTYQFREVNADIENHIIEGKIDVGNLRLRSDYVIMGRALLLPIRGNGVLSANFSSAHADIKMHGSVIKRKGKEYYHNTETDVKIQIGRVKAMFDNLFDGDEMLTKVTNEFLNMHAKEIVEEVKPAVETVIAMIVDDITNKVFQSLPYNRIFPE